The proteins below come from a single Triticum aestivum cultivar Chinese Spring chromosome 5D, IWGSC CS RefSeq v2.1, whole genome shotgun sequence genomic window:
- the LOC123120013 gene encoding quinolinate synthase, chloroplastic: MSPHHTTSISMDTSTLAAVASFVAFSTKPRLLPPLNPSRSLPRTRGSLAVCCSHSHASPPPSPLPCTASDEEEVAPPRLRLRLLAEEFGALPDADRARRLLAYAAALPRLPQADRVAANRVMGCVTQVWLLGSCDRSGRMRFAADSDSELSRGYCSCLVSALDGAGPEEVLDVDPADLAPLGVAAGARSRVNTWHNVLVGMQKRARAAIAAREGRRPGEPFPSLVIGRDGAVRAQGSYAEAKAKFLSPDQSKISELVNALREKQIGIVAHFYMDPEVQGILTAAKRQWPHIHISDSLVMADSAVQMAEAGCKYIAVLGVDFMSENVRAILDQAGFTQVGVYRMSSEQIGCSLADAASSSAYTHFLKTASRSPPSLHVIYINTSLETKAHTHELVPTITCTSSNVVATILQAFAEIPDLNVWYGPDSYMGANIADLFKRMTIMSDEEITEIHPDHNRKTISSLLQRLHYYQNGNCIVHDMFGHEVVEKIKEEYCDAFLTAHFEVPGEMFSLSMEAKTRGMGVVGSTQNILDFIKYHLKQALDRNVDDHLQFVLGTESGMITSIVAAVRQLFDSYESSKEGASIEVEIVFPVSSDAISKTSIDDSQDSGSSVANDLEQINIVPGVFSGEGCSIHGGCASCPYMKMNSLESLLKICQQLPGEDNSLSVYQASRLNAKTSLGKLVAEVGCEPILHMRHFQATKRLPDKLVHQVIHGNGGEPL, from the exons ATGTCCCCGCACCACACCACCTCCATCTCCATGgacacctccaccctcgccgccgtcgcTTCCTTCGTCGCCTTCTCCACGAAGCCCCGCCTCCTCCCGCCACTCAACCCCTCTCGCAGCCTTCCACGCACCCGCGGCTCCCTTGCCGTCTGCTGCTCTCACTCCCACGCCTCTCCTCCGCCCTCGCCCCTCCCGTGCACTGCGTCCGATGAGGAGGAGGTCGCTCctccgcgcctccgcctccgcctgctcGCCGAGGAGTTCGGCGCTCTCCCGGACGCCGACCGCGCGCGCCGCCTGCTCGCGTACGCGGCCGCGCTCCCGCGGCTGCCCCAGGCGGACCGCGTCGCGGCCAACCGCGTCATGGGGTGCGTCACGCAGGTCTGGCTCCTGGGCAGCTGCGACCGCTCGGGACGCATGCGGTTCGCGGCCGACTCCGACTCCGAGCTCTCGCGCGGGTACTGTTCCTGCCTCGTCTCCGCGCTCGACGGCGCGGGCCCCGAGGAGGTGCTCGACGTGGACCCCGCCGATCTCGCGCCGCTCGGTGTGGCCGCGGGGGCGCGGTCCCGGGTCAATACGTGGCACAACGTGCTCGTCGGCATGCAGAAGCGGGCGCGGGCAGCCATTGCGGCGCGCGAGGGCAGGCGTCCTGGGGAGCCGTTCCCGTCGCTCGTGATCGGCCGGGACGGCGCCGTCCGCGCGCAAGGAAGCTACGCCGAGGCCAAG GCGAAGTTTTTATCTCCTGACCAGTCCAAGATTTCCGAGCTTGTGAATGCCCTCAGAGAGAAACAAATTGGAATTGTGGCCCATTTCTACATGGATCCTGAGGTGCAAGGCATACTAACTGCTGCAAAGAGGCAATGGCCCCACATTCACATATCCGACTCATTGGTAATGGCAGATAGTGCTGTTCAGATGGCTGAAGCAGGATGCAAATATATTGCTGTGCTAGGTGTTGACTTCATGTCGGAAAATGTCCGTGCAATACTTGATCAAGCAGGATTTACTCAG GTTGGTGTTTATAGAATGTCCAGCGAGCAAATAGGCTGTTCCTTGGCAGATGCTGCTTCAAGTTCTGCTTATACACATTTTCTTAAGACGGCATCAAGATCTCCTCCTTCTTTACATGTCATTTATATCAATACCTCGCTGGAAACAAAAGCTCATACTCATGAACTTGTTCCTACGATAACCTGTACCTCTTCCAATGTTGTTGCAACTATACTACAG GCATTTGCCGAAATACCAGATCTTAATGTCTGGTATGGTCCTGATTCCTATATGGGTGCGAACATAGCAGACCTATTTAAGAGAATGACTATCATGTCAGATGAAGAGATTACAGAGATACATCCAGATCACAACAGGAAAACTATAAGTTCATTATTACAACGTCTTCATTACTATCAG aATGGTAACTGTATTGTGCATGATATGTTTGGCCATGAAGTTGTGGAAAAAATAAAGGAGGAATACTGTGATGCATTTCTAACTGCACACTTTGAAGTCCCAGGAGAAATGTTCTCTTTGTCAATGGAAGCAAAGACGAGAGGAATGGGAGTAGTTGGATCCACTCAGAATATCTTAGATTTCATTAAATACCATTTGAAGCAAGCTCTGGATCGGAATGTTGATGATCATCTTCAGTTTGTATTGGGAACAGAATCAGGAATGATCACTTCGATTGTTGCTGCTGTCCGGCAATTATTTGACTCCTATGAATCTTCCAAAGAAGGTGCTAGCATTGAAGTAGAAATTGTGTTCCCTGTTTCGTCAGACGCAATTTCTAAGACATCTATTGATGATTCCCAAGATTCCGGCTCTTCAGTAGCGAATGATTTAGAACAGATTAATATTGTGCCTGGTGTGTTTTCTGGTGAAGGGTGCTCTATCCATGGTGGCTGTGCGTCATGCCCTTACATGAAG ATGAATTCTCTCGAGTCGCTACTTAAAATCTGCCAGCAGCTTCCTGGTGAAGACAACAGTTTATCTGTTTATCAGGCTAGTCGATTGAATGCTAAGACTTCCCTTGGGAAATTGGTTGCGGAGGTTGGGTGTGAGCCAATTTTGCATATGAGGCATTTCCAG GCGACAAAGAGATTACCAGACAAGCTCGTTCACCAGGTTATCCATGGTAACGGAGGGGAACCTTTATGA